A window of the Osmia lignaria lignaria isolate PbOS001 chromosome 2, iyOsmLign1, whole genome shotgun sequence genome harbors these coding sequences:
- the LOC117608427 gene encoding kinesin-like protein KIF13A isoform X1, giving the protein MATDKIKVAVRVRPFNRRELELGTQCVVEMSGQQTVLQHPTTMDKIERNKPKTFAFDHCFHSLDPSAENFASQEVVFDALGRDILDNAFQGYNACIFAYGQTGSGKSYTMMGSGENKGIIPRLCDNLFDMIAKQQSLELTYKVEVSYMEIYNEKVHDLLDPKPNKQSLKVREHNVLGPYVDGLSQLAVTSFQDIDNLMAEGNKSRTVAATNMNSESSRSHAVFSVILTQTLTDSKSGVSGEKVSRMSLVDLAGSERAVKTGAVGDRLKEGSNINKSLTTLGLVISKLADQNSGSNKNKDKFVPYRDSVLTWLLKDNLGGNSKTVMVATISPAADNYEETLSTLRYADRAKRIVNHAVVNEDPNARIIRELRQEVETLKEMLLHATGQGSIVGQQRTDITEKLSESERLMKEMSQTWEEKLVKTERLQHERQQALEKMGISVQASGIQVEKNKYYLVNLNDDPSLNELLVYYLKERTLVGGRSAKTEQDIQLHGLGILPEHCVITIEESGLYMTPLNGARCFVNGTQVVEKTPLLHGDRIVWGNHHFFRVNCPRSATAINSEPQTPAQNIDYNFAREELMLNELSNDPIQRAIARLEKQHEEDKQVALEKQRQEYERQFQQLRNILSPSTPYSPYVPYDPLRGSQSGKMHACTPTTQMRVEKWAQERDEMFKRSLGQLKADILKANALVQEANFLAEEMGKQTKFSVTLQIPPNNLSPNRKSVFFQRGAFVSEPAILVKRMNTGSQVWTMEKLENKLVDMRDMYEDRKDPNCQRPPVMKDEVPGKTQDPFYESQENHNLIGVANIFLEVLFHDVRLDYHTPIISQQGEVAGRLQVEISRISGHFPQDRICEAASESSADSTSSEPEDYSGSSHITCRVTIKQATGLPLSLSHFVFCQYMFYGHPEPIVVPAVDNTEQLNSNCQMGQRDSLVFKFDHTTDFNVPITEEFMEHCSEGALSIEVWGHRSAGFSRSKPGWEVEQQLAKARSLADRWSELTRKIELWVEIQELNEQGEYSPVDVVVKQDMWTGGIYQLRQGQQRRIQVRVKPVQNSGTLPIICQSILNIAVGSVSVRNRLQIPLDSYQDEDLRILREKWSEALMRRRQYLDQQIQKLINKQDKTEQDIEREQSLVDQWVSLTEERNAVLVPAAGSGIPGAPADWNPPAGMEPHIPVLFLDLNADDLSTHQSGEEVSVTGLNSILPKEHGNKFYSLPIIRHVEKDVCAIAAWDSSIHDNIHLNKVTDANERVFLILKTTVRLSHPAPMDLVLRKRLALNIYKRQSITDRIFKKIVRTDCLTQTGVTYEVVSNIPKASEELEDRESLAQIAASGEDNSLCDGETYIEKYTRGVSAVESILTLDRLRQSVAVKELLQAQGQPLMRKTASVPNFSQVLLPLRRLGRTIMRSDTSMDSLNVTRSESVTDLNTELNGLLHSRRASTGHTRNEENFVSTPSKPFGIGSILNSARPTFLNLNLNLNSLTRLQQSTSAKSSPNMVGSKLALRMTTLHEETSNVGNQLPTPINDEDEEKSDADYSEYESYQAPAKPVKPLTSSRTLDSLVELQSTKINTPSMSSSGYGSQAVSTTNLTSEDSISVKSISVDETPDLEYRNLLEGKKPERMDSSLVEETPEEYMGEVTNALDNLNVMESSCNEERTRKNLEETGAYMDADMDSPVSSTKSDSDANSNSTNATVQKKDTPSQSLSNRRKSDMEISQTSNSGEDSPLEGSSVVHTKLPPGKVVRRRKASANTGRPTSSQHRASFPMVRPQVSESKAAARLEQSMQPSMPYENGDNSSSERIDDDVSEKSSTFGSRHDLSRVETLLPDWVIVGESVLVRPYSYSGVIAYVGPTEFASGTWIGVELDAPTGKNDGAVNGHRYFTCRPKCGIFVKVDKLIQDKRGRALRNYTFTLPQSAPMRRSVSRGEGLHSLHRSRSRGEGLSTTGTRSSPRGK; this is encoded by the exons GAACAAACCGAAAACGTTCGCGTTCGATCATTGTTTCCATTCGCTGGACCCAAGTGCAGAAAATTTCGCGAGCCAGGAGGTGGTGTTCGACGCCCTGGGACGTGATATTTTGGACAATGCATTCCAGGGTTACAACGCCTGCATCTTCGCTTATGGGCAAACCG GGTCTGGGAAATCGTACACGATGATGGGAAGCGGCGAGAACAAAGGCATCATACCACGTCTTTGTGACAACTTATTCGACATGATCGCGAAACAACAGAGTTTAGAACTCACGTACAAGGTTGAAGTATCGTATATGGAGATCTACAACGAAAAGGTGCACGACCTGCTTGATCCAAAGCCGAACAAACAGTCGCTCAAAGTGAGGGAACACAATGTCCTAGGACCGTACGTGGATGGACTTAGTCAACTCGCAGTCACATCCTTTCAG GACATTGACAATCTGATGGCGGAGGGGAATAAATCGAGAACGGTGGCAGCGACAAATATGAATTCCGAGAGTTCTCGTTCTCACGCGGTCTTCTCCGTGATCCTTACGCAGACATTGACGGATTCGAAGAGCGGGGTGAGCGGGGAGAAGGTATCCCGGATGAGTTTGGTGGATTTAGCGGGGAGCGAAAGGGCTGTGAAAACTGGGGCAGTGGGCGATAGGCTTAAAGAAGGAAGCAATATAAACAA ATCCCTAACGACGTTGGGTCTAGTCATTTCAAAGCTGGCGGATCAGAATTCCGGAAGTAATAAGAATAAGGACAAATTTGTGCCGTACAGGGATTCTGTTCTCACGTGGCTGTTAAAG GATAATCTCGGTGGAAACAGTAAAACAGTGATGGTGGCTACTATATCTCCAGCGGCGGATAACTACGAGGAAACCCTTTCTACTCTTCGATACGCGGACAGAGCGAAGAGGATCGTGAATCACGCGGTGGTCAACGAGGATCCGAACGCTAGGATCATACGGGAATTGAGACAGGAAGTGGAAACGTTGAAGGAGATGCTGTTACACGCGACT GGACAAGGTTCGATAGTGGGCCAACAACGCACAGACATCACGGAGAAGCTGTCTGAATCGGAACGATTAATGAAGGAGATGTCTCAAACGTGGGAAGAGAAGCTGGTAAAAACGGAGAGGTTGCAGCACGAAAGGCAGCAAGCCCTGGAGAAAATGGGGATCAGCGTTCAAGCTTCTGGTATCCAAGTGGAGAAGAACAAGTATTACCTCGTCAATCTGAACGACGATCCTAGTTTGAACGAGTTGTTGGTTTACTACCTAAAA GAAAGGACTCTGGTGGGAGGTCGTTCGGCGAAAACCGAGCAGGATATTCAATTACACGGATTAGGTATCCTCCCTGAACACTGTGTCATCACGATAGAAGAATCTGGCCTCTACATGACGCCATTAAACGGTGCTAGGTGTTTCGTAAACGGCACCCAGGTGGTGGAGAAAACACCCTTACTACACGGGGATAGGATCGTATGGGGCAATCATCATTTCTTCCGGGTGAACTGTCCGAGAAGTGCAACAG CAATTAACAGCGAGCCTCAAACACCCGCTCAGAATATTGATTACAACTTTGCCCGAGAAGAATTGATGCTTAACGAGCTGTCGAACGATCCTATTCAAAGAGCCATCGCGAGACTAGAAAAGCAGCACGAGGAAGATAAGCAG GTTGCACTGGAGAAGCAGAGGCAGGAATACGAGCGACAGTTTCAACAGCTTCGCAATATTTTGTCTCCTTCGACACCGTACTCGCCGTACGTACCGTACGACCCACTGAGGGGTAGTCAAAGCGGTAAAATGCACGCTTGCACACCGACCACTCAAATGCGTGTGGAGAAATGGGCGCAGGAGAGGGACGAGATGTTCAAGAGGAGTTTAGGTCAATTAAAAGCTGACATACTGAAGGCGAACGCTTTGGTGCAGGAGGCTAACTTCTTGGCTGAGGAAATGGGGAAACAGACCAAGTTTAGCGTCACTTTACAAATTCCGCCGAATAATTTAAGTCCAAATAGAAAG AGTGTATTTTTTCAGCGTGGAGCATTCGTCAGCGAACCAGCGATTCTAGTGAAGAGAATGAACACGGGCAGCCAAGTGTGGACGATGgagaaattagaaaacaaaTTAGTCGACATGCGGGATATGTACGAGGACAGAAAAGATCCCAATTGTCAACGACCACCTGTCATGAAG GACGAGGTACCGGGGAAAACGCAAGATCCTTTCTACGAGTCCCAGGAGAACCATAATCTAATCGGAGTAGCGAATATTTTCTTAGAGGTTCTGTTTCACGACGTACGGTTAGACTATCACACCCCGATAATCAGCCAACAGGGAGAAGTCGCTGGACGACTCCAGGTCGAGATTAGTCGCATATCCGGCCATTTCCCTCAGGATCGTATCTGCGAGGCTGCATCGGAATCATCGGCTGACAGTACCTCGTCGGAACCCGAAGATTACTCCGGATCGAGTCACATCACCTGTCGCGTGACCATCAAACAAGCCACCGGTTTACCGTTGTCCCTCAGtcattttgtgttttgtcagTATATGTTTTATGGACATCCAGAACCAATAGTGGTGCCGGCGGTGGATAACACCGAACAGCTTAATTCCAATTGTCAAATGGGACAGAGAGACTCTTTGGTGTTCAAGTTTGATCACACGACGGATTTTAACGTGCCCATCACGGAAGAGTTCATGGAACACTGTTCTG AAGGGGCCTTAAGCATAGAAGTTTGGGGACACCGAAGCGCCGGTTTCTCGAGAAGCAAACCTGGCTGGGAAGTTGAACAACAATTAGCCAAAGCTAGATCACTGGCTGATAGATGGTCCGAATTAACGAGGAAGATTGAACTGTGGGTAGAGATTCAAGAATTGAACGAACAAGGAGAATATTCACCAGTTGACGTAGTAGTGAAACAAGATATGTGGACAG GGGGTATTTATCAGTTACGGCAAGGGCAACAACGGCGAATACAAGTTCGCGTGAAACCAGTACAAAACTCAGGAACATTGCCAATAATTTGTCAGTCGATATTAAACATAGCCGTCGGCAGTGTGTCTGTAAGGAATCGTCTGCAAATTCCGTTGGACAGTTATCAAGATGAAGACTTAAGAATATTAAGAGAGAAATGGAGCGAGGCGTTGATGAGAAGGAGACAATACTTGGATCAACAGATACAGAAGTTGATCAACAAACAGG ATAAAACGGAGCAAGATATTGAAAGGGAACAGAGCCTGGTGGATCAGTGGGTCAGTTTGACAGAGGAAAGAAACGCGGTGTTAGTTCCTGCAGCAGGATCAGGAATTCCAGGTGCTCCTGCTGATTGGAATCCTCCTGCAGGCATGGAACCACACATTCCAGTTCTCTTTCTTGATCTCAATG CTGACGACCTCTCCACTCACCAGTCCGGAGAGGAGGTTTCTGTGACAGGGTTGAACTCTATCTTGCCCAAGGAACACGGGAATAAATTTTACAGTTTACCAATAATTCGACACGTAGAAAAGGACGTGTGTGCCATTGCTGCTTGGGACTCCAGTATACACGACAACATACACCTGAACAAAGTTACAGATG ctAACGAGCGAGTTTTCCTGATTCTAAAAACAACGGTACGTCTGTCGCATCCCGCGCCAATGGATCTGGTGCTACGTAAACGATTGGCCTTAAACATATACAAAAGACAGAGCATCACGGACAGAATCTTCAAGAAAATTGTTCGGACAGACTGTTTGACCCAAACTGGCGTCACTTACGAAGTTGTATCTAACATACCAAAGGCGAGCGAAGAACTGGAGGACCGTGAGAGTTTGGCTCAAATAGCAGCGAGCGGTGAAGATAATAGTTTGTGCGATGGCGAAACGTACATTG AAAAATACACACGTGGTGTTTCTGCGGTGGAAAGTATCTTGACCTTAGACCGATTACGACAAAGTGTTGCTGTGAAAGAACTGCTGCAAGCACAAGGGCAACCACTTATGCGCAAGACAGCAAGTGTACCCAACTTCTCGCAGGTACTACTGCCTCTTCGCCGTCTTGGACGCACT ATCATGAGATCCGACACGTCGATGGATTCTTTGAACGTGACACGTTCCGAGAGCGTAACCGATCTCAATACCGAATTAAACGGTTTATTACACTCTCGACGTGCGTCCACGGGTCATACAAGGAACGAGGAGAACTTTGTGTCCACCCCATCGAAGCCATTCGGAATCG GCTCCATTCTGAACTCAG CGAGACCAACTTTCCTGAATCTCAACCTGAATCTCAACTCATTGACACGTCTGCAACAATCCACCTCTGCCAAGT CATCTCCAAATATGGTTGGCAGTAAACTGGCCCTACGAATGACAACTCTGCACGAGGAAACCTCGAACGTTGGAAACCAACTGCCGACGCCTATCAACGACGAGGATGAAGAGAAGAGCGATGCTGATTACTCGGAATACGAATCGTATCAG GCACCGGCGAAACCAGTAAAACCGCTAACTTCTTCACGCACACTGGATTCTCTTGTCGAACTTCAATCGACGAAGATCAACACGCCAAGCATGAGCAGCAGCGGTTACGGTTCCCAAGCTGTGTCGACGACGAACCTCACGTCCGAGGATTCGATCAGCGTGAAATCGATCAGCGTTGACGAAACGCCAGATCTGGAGTATCGGAATCTACTCGAGGGGAAGAAACCGGAACGAATGGACAGCTCTTTGGTGGAGGAAACGCCGGAGGAATACATGGGAGAGGTGACGAACGCTTTGGATAATCTGAACGTGATGGAGAGCAGTTGTAACGAGG AGCGAACTAGGAAGAACTTGGAAGAAACGGGTGCCTACATGGACGCGGATATGGACAGTCCTGTATCGTCGACGAAAAGCGACAGCGATGCGAATAGCAACTCGACGAATGCAACTGTTCAGAAGAAAGATACACCGAGTCAAAGTTTAAGCAATCGAAGGAAAAGTGATATGGAAATCAGTCAGACCTCGAATTCCGGTGAAGATAGTCCTTTGGAGGGTAGCTCGGTTGTGCACACAAAATTACCACCGGGAAAG GTGGTCAGACGAAGAAAAGCTTCTGCCAACACAGGAAGGCCTACGAGTTCTCAGCACAGAGCTTCATTCCCTATGGTCCGTCCACAAGTTTCAGAGAGCAAAGCTGCGGCACGACTGGAACAATCAATGCAACCTAGCATGCCCTACGAAAACGGTGATAACAGCTCCTCAGAAAGAATCGATG ACGATGTAAGCGAAAAGAGTTCAACATTTGGTTCGAGACACGACTTGAGCAGAGTCGAAACATTATTACCAGACTGGGTGATAGTTGGTGAATCGGTTTTGGTTCGTCCTTACAGCTATTCAGGTGTAATAGCTTACGTTGGTCCAACAGAATTCGCGTCTGGGACGTGGATAGGAGTGGAACTTGATGCTCCTACTG GTAAAAACGATGGTGCTGTGAACGGCCATAGGTACTTCACGTGTCGACCAAAATGCGGAATATTCGTGAAAGTGGACAAATTAATTCAAGACAAACGAGGCAGAGCACTTAGAAACTACACGTTTACTCTTCCTCAATCTGCACCGATGCGCAGAAGCGTCAGCAGAG GTGAGGGTTTACATTCCTTGCACCGAAGTCGAAGCCGAggagaaggtctctcaacaacCGGCACACGATCCTCTCCACGTGGCAAGTAA